The nucleotide sequence TTCAATAAAATCATGGATCGATGCCGCTTTCGCCGCCGCCACGATGGCGTCCTTGCTGGCGCCCGGCTTGCCGTAGGCGATGTTGTATTCGATGGTGTCGTTGAACAGCACCGTGTCCTGCGGCACGATGCCGATGGCGGCGCGCAAGGAGTCCTGCGTGACTGTCCGCAAATCCTGGCCATCGATGGTGATGCTGCCGCCATCGACTTCATAAAAGCGGAACAGCAAACGCGACAGCGTCGACTTGCCCGAACCGCTATGTCCCACCACGGCCGTGGTGGTACCGGCGGGGATCTGGAAATCCACGTCGAACAGGATTTGCCGCTTGGCTTCATAGCTGAAATCCACATGCGAGAAACGCACCGCCGCGCCCCGCGTCACGAGCGGTTTGGCCTCTGGCGTATCGGCGATTTCGCGGTTTTCGTTCAGCAGGGAAAACAATCGTTCCATGTCGGCCAGGCTTTGCTTGATTTCGCGGTAGATGACCCCTAAAAAATTGAGGGGAATGTACAGTTGGATCATGAAGGCGTTCACCAGGACCAGGTCACCCAGAGTCATGCTGCCGTTGATCACCCCCACCGTGGCGCGCCAGAGAATTAACGTCACGGCCGTGGCGATGATCAGGGACTGGCCCGTATTGAGCAGGGACAGGGACGTTTGCGATTTAACGGCGGCTGATTCATAGCGCTGCAAGCCTTCGTCGTAGCGCTTCGCCTCGTAATCCTCGTTGCCGAAATATTTCACGGTTTCATAGTTGATCAGCGAATCGATGGCCTTGGTATTCGCCTTCGAGTCGAGGTCGTTCATGGTGCGGCGGAAATGCGTGCGCCAGTTCGTCACCAGCACGGTAAACGCGATGTACGACACGAGCGCGACGGCCGTGATCACGGTGAACCAGATGTCGTAATGCAAGACCAGATAGCCGAGCACCAGGGTGATTTCCACCAGGGTCGGCAAGATGTTGAACAAGGTATAGGAAATGAGCGAGCCGACGCTGCGCGTGCCCCGTTCGATATCGCGCGTCATGCCACCCGTCTGCCGGTTCAAGTGGAAGCGCAGCGACAGCGCATGCAGGTGGCGGAATACTTGCAGGGCGATGGTGCGCACGGCGCGCTGCGTGACCCGGGCGAACAGGAATTCGCGCAGCTCCGTAAACAAGGTGGTCGACAGGCGCAGCAAGCCGTAGGCTACCAGCAAGCCGACCGGCAGCACCAGCAGCGCTTGCGGGTGCGCCGCCGTGATCGTCATGGCGTCGACGAGTTTTTTCAGGATCAGAGGCACGCCCACGTTGGCCAGCTTGGCGCCCACCAGGCACAGCAGCGCCAGCAGTACCCGCCATTTGTAGACCCACAAATACGGCAGCAAGGTCTTGATGGTGGCAAAATCGCTGTGGCTGGCGGAAGCTGGCGAGTGGGGCGGAGGGGGAGTCTGGGAACGGCGCATGGCGAAGGTCGGCTTTTTATGGTTCAATCTGGGCAATTGTAGCCTTTCATGAGAATAAAAGATGAGCACCTCCCCCGACCACCCCGACAACTGCCTCGCCTCCGGTCTGCCCGCCGGAAAAATGCCGGAACTGCGCATGATGCCCGCGCCGTCCGACGCCAATGTGTACGGCGACGTCTTCGGCGGCTGGATCATGGCGCAAGTCGATATCGCTGGCTCGCTGCCAGCCACGCGGCGCGCCAACGGCCGCGTCGCCACCATCGCCGTCAATTCCTTCGTCTTCAAAAATCCCGTGTTCGTCGGCGATCTGCTGTCTTTCTACGCCGAAATAGTCAAGGTTGGCAATACCTCGATCACTGTCAATGTCGAGGTGTATGCCGAACGCAACCGCCTGCAGGCATGCATCGTGAAAGTCACGGAAGCGACCCTGATCTACGTGGCGACGGACTCCGACCGCAAGCCGCGCAAGGTGCCGCCCATCGAGACCCTGCTGTCGCAATAATTCCACACTATGGATAGTCAGCGCCGCATCTTTCTGCAGAGCGCTGCGCGCATCACGGCACTGGCTGCCGCTGGCAGCGTGCTGTCACGTTCCGGTGCGAGCGCCGCCACGCGCCTCAATGGCACAGGCTATCCGTTTGCGCTCGGTGTCGCTTCCGGCTCGCCCTTGCCCGACGCCGTCGTGCTGTGGACGCGCATCTGCTACGACCCGCTGCACGCGGCCGCCACGCCCGCCATTGCCCTGACCGTACGCTGGGAAGTGGCCGAAGACGAGGCTTTTCGGCGCATCGCCGCCAAGGGCCAGGCCACGGCCATGCCCTCACTCGCGCACAGTGTGCACGTCGACGTGGCAGGCCTGGCGCCCGGGCGCTGGTACTGGTACCGCTTTATGTTTGGCGACGCCGTCAGCCCCATGGGCCGTACGCGCGCTGCACCCGCCGCCGATGACCTTCCCGCCTCGCTGAAGCTGGCCGTGGCCTCATGCCAGCACTGGGAATTCGGCGCGTATGCGGCGCACCGGCACATTGCCGCAGCCGCGCCCGACCTGGTGGCCTTCCTCGGCGACTACATCTATGAATGGGGGCCATACCAGCTGCAGCACCCGGGCCGCGCCTTGCGCACGCACGAAAGCTTTACCCTGGACGACTACCGCGCCCGCTACGCACAATACAAGAGCGACCGCGACTTGCAGGGCGCGCACCTGGCCGCGCCATGGATCGTCACCTGGGATGATCATGAAGTGGCCAACGATTACGGCAACGACCGGGACGAATTGCTCACGCCCACCTTTTTGCAGCGCCGCGCGGCCGCCTACCAGGCGTTTTATGAACACATGCCGCTGCGCCTGCTGCCGCTGGGACGACGGGGCTTTGTCGACATGCGCATCTACCAGCGCTACGACTGGGGCCGGCTGGCGCGCTTCCACGTACTGGACGACCGGCAATACCGCGCCTATCACGCGTGCGCCAGGCCGGGCCGCGGCGGGTCCAATTCCGTCACCACGCGTAATTGCCCCGACTTGCTGAAACCGGAACGCACCATGCTGGGCGAGGAGCAGCAGCGCTGGCTGCAAGCAGGGCTCGATAATTCTCCCGCGCGCTGGAACATCCTGACCCAGCAAACCCTGATGGCGCAATCTAGCCAGGTGCCCATCCTGCGGCCCGGCGACGAGCGCATCTGGACCGATGGCTGGGATGGCTATCCCATGGCGCGCCAGCACCTGCTCGACTCCCTGCGCAGCAGCAAGGCAAGCAACCCGCTGGTGCTGTCGGGCGACGTGCACACGTTTTATGCCACGGAACTGAGCCGCAACGCCATGCGCCCCACCGGCAGGGATAATCCCGTGCTGGCCACGGAGTTTTGCGGGACATCCATCACGTCGAGTTCCCGCCCGCAGGCGCGCACGGACCAGTACGTGGCGATGAACCCGCACATCCGCTACGGACGCAGCGACAAGCGCGGCTATATGTTGATGGAGATCACGCCAGAGAAAACCACGACCCTGTTCCAGGGCCTGGAGAATGTGCGCGACAGCGCTTCTACCATCGCGACACTGGCCAGCTTTACCGTCCGGGACGGCAAGGCTGGCTTGCAAAGTTAAAGCCTAGGCAACCTTCTTTTCGTCGCGCAATTGACGGCGCAAGATCTTGCCGACATTGGTCTTCGGCAATTCATCGCGGAACTCGATGTATTTCGGTTTCTTGTAAGCCGTCAATTCGTGCTTGCAATGCTCACGGATCTGTTCCACCGTCAGGTTCGGATCCTTGCGCACGACAAACACTTTCACGGCTTCGCCCGAGTTGGCGTCCGGCACGCCGATGCAGGCGCATTCGAGCACGCCCGGGCACGACGAAACAACGTCTTCCACTTCATTCGGATACACGTTGAAGCCGGACACGATGATCATGTCTTTCTTGCGGTCGACGATCTTCACGTAGCCGCGCTCGTCCATGACACCCACGTCGCCCGTCTTGAAGTAGCCATCCGCCGTCATCGACTTGGCCGTTTCGTCCGGACGCTGCCAGTAGCCGGCCATCACTTGCGGGCCGCGCACGGCGATCTCGCCAGGCTCGCCCAGCGGCACTTCCACGCCGTCATCGTTCAAAATGGCCACTTCCGTCGAGGGGAAAGGCAAGCCGATGGTACCCGTGAATTCCGTGATATCGACGCGGTTGCCCGTCACCACGGGCGATGTTTCCGACATGCCATAGCCTTCGATCAGCGGGCAGCCCGTCAGTTTCAGCCAGCGTTCGGCCACATTGCGCTGCAAGGCCATGCCGCCGCCATTGCATACCTTGTAGCTGGAGAAATCAAGCTTGGCAAACTCGGCATTATTCAGCAGCGCGTTATACAAGGTATTCACGGCCGGGAAAACGACGATCTTGTGCTTGGCCAATTCCTTGACGAAACCGGGGATGTCGCGCGGGTTGGGAATCAGCACGCTCATGCCGCCCAGGCGCATGCCCATCAGGGCGCTGACCGTCAGCGAATAGATGTGATACAGGGGCAAGGCGCACATGAAGCCCATCGAGGTGGCACGCATTGCAGGCGTCATCACGGGCGACATCCACGCCTCGTTTTGCAGCACGTTGGCGATCACGTTACGGTGCAACAACATCGCGCCTTTCGACACACCCGTCGTACCACCCGTGTATTGCAGGAAGACGATATCGTCATGCCCCTGCTGCACGGGCTGCAAGGTCAGGCGAGCGCCTTCGGCCAGCATCTTGTTGAAACTGATGGCGCCCGGCAAGGAAAACGCGGGCACCATTTTCTTGATCTTGCGCACGACGAAGTTGACGATGGCGCCCTTCAAGCCACCGAGCAAGTCGCCCATGGTGGCGACGATCACATGCTTGACCTGGGTATGCGGCAGCACCTGTTCCACCGTGGTGGCAAAGTTTTCCAGCACGATGATTGCTTCGCTGCCCGAATCGATCAACTGGTGCTGCAATTCACGGGGCGTGTACAGCGGATTCACGTTGACCACCGTGTAACCGGCGCGCAAGATCGCCGCCATGGCGACCGGATACTGCAGCACGTTCGGCAGCATGATCGCCACGCGCGCGCCCGTCTTCAGGCCCTTGCTTTGCAGCCAGGCGCCCATCTGCAGCGACAGCTTGTCGAGCTCGCGGTAGGTAAGGAATTTATCCATGCACACGAAGGCGTTGCGGTCCGCATATTTCTGGAACGACTCTTCCAGCAAATGCGTGACGGAACGGTATTGCGTGCAATCAATCTCTGCGGGAACGCTGTCCGGGTACGACTTCAACCAAATCTTGTCCATCTCGCCTCATCTTTATCTGTAAAAGGGACGCGCCTCCAGGCGCATCCCACACTGTTTATGCTGCTATCTTCGTTTCGTCACGCAGGGCGCGACGCAAAATCTTGCCGACGTTGGTTTTCGGTAGTTCATCGCGGAACTCGATGTATTTCGGCCGCTTGTAGCCCGTGAATTGTTCCTTGCAATACGCGGCCAGCACTGCCTGAGTCAGGTTCGGGTCCTTGCGCACGACAAACACTTTCACTGCCTCGCCAGAATGCTCATCGGGCACCCCCACGCAGGCGCACTCGAGCACGCCAGGATGGGCCGCGATGACGGCTTCGACTTCGTTCGGATACACATTGAAGCCGGAGACGAGAATCATGTCTTTCTTGCGGTCCACGATCTTCACGTAGCCGCGCTCATCCATGATGCCCACGTCGCCCGACTTGAAGTAACCGTCCGGTGTCATGACCTTGGCCGTCTCGTCGGGGCGATTCCAGTAGCCCGTCATCACTTGCGGGCCACGGATGGCGATCTCGCCCGTCTGTCCCAGAGGTACTTCCTTGCCGTCATCGTCGAGGATGGCGATCTCGGTCGACGGAATCGGCAAGCCGATGGTGCCGGAGAATGCCGTGCTGTCGGCGCGGTTGCAGGTAGCGACAGGCGACGTTTCCGACAGGCCATAGCCTTCAATGATGGACACGCCCGTCGCCTGCAGCCACTTGTCGTTGACGGCTTGCTGCACCGCCATGCCGCCGCCATTGGCGATCTTCAAACCCGAGAAATCAAGCTTGGCAAAATCGGGGTGGTTGACAAGCGCGTTATACAGCGTATTGACCGCTGGAAGCAGGTTGAATTTGTACTTGCCCAGCTCCTTGATCAGGCCCGGGATATCGCGCGGATTCGGGATCAGGATATTCAGGGCGCCCACGCGCGTGCCCCACATCGCACATGCCGTCAGGGCAAAGATATGGTACAGCGGCAAGGCGCAGACGATGATCAGCTGCTCCTTGCTATTCTGGTCGAGCGCCGCGCCCGACCACGCTTCGCTCTGCAGCACGTTGGCAATCACATTGCGGTGGCTCAAGGTCGCGCCTTTCGACACGCCCGTCGTACCACCCGTGTATTGCAGGAAGGCAGCGTCATTGATGCTCAGCTCGACAGGCGTGAGTTTCATGCGGCTACCCAGCGCCAGCGCCTGCTTGAAACGCATGGCATTCGGCAAGGAATACGCGGGCACCATCTTCTTGACGTTGCGCACGACAAAATTGACGATCATGCCCTTCAAGCCACCCAGCATCTCGCCCATGCTGGCCACGATGATGTGCTTGACGGCTGTCTTGCCCAGCACTTGCTCGAGCGTATGGGCAAAGTTTTCCAGCACGATGATCGCTTCGCTGCCCGAATCGTTGAGCTGATGCTCGAGTTCGCGCGGCGTGTACAGCGGATTGACGTTGACCACCGTGTAGCCGGCACGCAGCACGGCAGCAATGGCGACCGGATACTGGAGCACGTTCGGCATCATCAGGGCAACCCTGGCGCCCTTCTTCAAGCCACGGCTTTGCAGCCAGGCGCCCAGCTGGCGCGAATAGGTGTCGAGTTCGGCATAGGTGAGAAATTTGTCCATGCAGACATAGGCATTGCGATCCGCATATTTTTGAAACGCTTCTTCCAGCAAATGCACCAGCGAACGATATTGATCAGGATCGATGTCGGCGGGGACGCCGGGAGGGTACGACTTCAGCCAAATTTTGTCCATCCTGTGCCTCTTGTCTCGAATAATCGTGGGGGAGCCGGCGCATCTTGCCGGCGCGGATCATTGCTGCGGATTCTGTTGTCCTGCAGTCAGTTTGAGCATTCTGACGAGCAATTGCTCTATGCTACTAATGCGATGCTATCGGTCGCCGCGCTTCCATGCAAGCGCTTTCAACAGTATTCGAGCGGCAACTCTAGGGGTATTTTATGCTGCAATGCAGCACGGCAAATACACTGTTGCAGGATCGTTTGCCCTGACGTGCGAGACAATCTTTACGGGTCACGGGCTGGACAATTGTTCCAGCGCATGCCTGCGCTCAGGCTTCTTGACTTGAGCCATTGTGTGCACTGCAGCATAAAAAGCACGAAAGTTCTTTTTTTCTTCCAGCAATTTTTTGAAGGCAGGCAGAAATTCATTGTAGGTGGACACGGAAGCCAGGTGCGCATTGCTCAATGGCTGCTCGAACCAGCGATCGTAACCGGCAAACCCACCCCAGTGTTGCTTGAGCACCTGATATGCTTCTTGCAATGCCGCAAACACCTGCGCCTTGCGCACACGCTTGTCCGCAGCGCTGGCGTCGCTCGCATACACGGCTTCCAGTTCACTCCGGTAACGCAGCAGCAAGGCCAGGAAATCCTGGCGCCGCGCCGCATACTGGGCGTATGACGCCCGCATCGCGTCATTGCCCTCGCGCGCCAGCCAGCGCTGCACGCCCGCCTCTTCCACGGCACTGGCAAACGACTCGTTGAAGGCGGAATCGCCGGGCACGTACACGACCTGGTGCGCCAGTTCATGGAAAATCAGGCGCGCCAGTTCCGCATCGTTGTAATTGATAAAGGTCGACAACAGGGGATCGTCGAACCAGCCCAGGGTGGAATACGCGGGCACGCCGCCAACCTGCACGTCGTAATGCTGGGCCCGCAGTTCGTCGGCATACGCGAACGCCTCCTCCTTGCTGTAATAGCCACGGTAATTCACGCAGCCGGCGATGGGGAAACACCATTGCAGCGGCTGCAGCGACAATTCCGGCGTGGCCACCACGTTCCACAGCACGAAGGGGCGCCGCAGAGAAGCGTAGTTCTTGTAACTGCCATTGTCTGGCAAGTCCAGCTCGCTGACGGCAAAGCGGCGGATCTGCTGCGCCCTGGCCAGGCGCACTTTCAGGCGCGGCTCGGTGGCCGGGTCGTCCAGCCAGTCACCGATGGGGCGCGCGCCGGACCACAGGGCATATTGCCCCTGCGCCGCTTGCGTGTAGTAGCGCAACTGCGTGCAGCCGCCCAGCAGCAGGCACACCGTGCCGGCAAGCAAGCGGGCCGGCCAGCGCAGCAGGGCCATGGTCAGCCAGCCTTTTCCACTTCGACCAGCGTATCGTAAAAGGTCGGCGCGCGGCCCATGTCCGTCAGGCGCTGGCTCGTCACTTCATTGGCGTTCTTGCCGTCGCTGGCGAGTTTCTTCCACCACACGGACAAGCCCACCACCAGGCCTTTTCTCGCCTTGTCGGTGATCCTGGCCTTGGCAACAAAACTGCCGCGGTCGTTGAAGATGCGCACCATGTCGCCGGCCACGATGCCGCGCGCGGCGCAATCGTCAGGGTGGATATCGAGGTGCGGCTCGCCCTCGGCCGCGCGCAGGCTTTTCACGTTGACGAAGGTGGAATTGAGGAAATTGCGCGCCGGCGGCGAAATCATGGCCAGTGGATAACGGGCCGCCAGTGCGGGATTGCTGGCCAGCGACTCGTGCGGTGCAATATAGGTCGGCAAAGGATCGAGTCCCGCCTGCGCCATGGCGCTGGAATAAAACTCGCACTTGCCCGATGGCGTGGGAAAGCCGCCCGTGGCGAACGGCGCCTCGGCCATGGCCAGCTTTTGCCAGCCCGTGCGTTTCAGCGATTCCCAGTCGAAATGTACGGCGCGCGCATCCGTCGCATCGAACGCCTTGGCCGCCAGCGCATCGTCGCTTTCCTGGAAGCACGGGTCGTCAAAGCCCATGTGCTGCGCCAGCAGGCGGAAGATTTCCGTATTCGCCTTCGCTTCGCCCAGCGGCGCCACGGCCGCATTGTTTGCCATCATGTACAGGTGGCCATAGGTAGAGTGCGCATCGACATGTTCCAGCTGCGTGGTGGCAGGCAGCACGATGTCGGCGTAATCGACGGTATCGGTCTGGAAGTGCTCGAGCACGACCGTAAACAAATCTTCGCGGGCAAAACCCTGCGCCACTTTCGAGGAATCGGGCGCCACCGCCAGGGGATTCGAGTTGTAGACGATCACGGCCTCCACTTGCGGGCCGAACTCGGGCGAGCTGGTTTTCAGCAGATCGTCGCCGATGGTGCTCATGTTGATCGTGCGCGGCGTGCCTTTGAGCAAATCAGGGCGCTGCAAGGCCTTGCGGTTGACGGGAAAGGAACCCGAGCTCGACAGCTGCATGCCGCCGGCCGGATAGCGCCAGGCGCCCGTCAGGGCCGGCAGGCAGGCGATGTTGCGCACGGCCATGCCTCCACCATGCACGCGTTGCACGCCGTAGTTGGTGCGGATGGCGGCGCCCTCGCCAGAACGGCACGCCTGACCGTACAGGCGTGCCAGTTCCACTACTTCCGTGGTGGTGATGCCGCACACCTCGGCTGCGCGCTCGGGCGGCCATTCCAGGGCGCGCTGTTTCAGGGCATCGTAGCCTACTGTGTAGCGTTCGATGTAATCATGATCGAGCCAGTCTTCAGCGATCAAGACATGCATCAAGCCCAGCGCCAGGGCCGCATCGGTGCCTGGCAGCAAGGCGATATGCTGGTGGCACTTTTCGGCCGTCAGCGAGCGGTAGGGATCGATGGCGATCAGGGTCGCGCCATTGCGCTTGGCCTCTTGCGCCCGCATCCAGAAGTGCAAGTTCGAGGCGATCGGGTTGCCGCCCCAGATGATGATCAATTTCGCGTTCTGGAATTGCTCCAGGTCCGTGCCGATGCTGGCGCCCACCGTGTAGCGGTAGCCCGTGGCGCCGGCCGAGGCGCAAATGGTACGGTCCAGCAAAGAAGCACCGAGCTGGTTGAAAAAGCGCGAAGACATCGATTCGCCCTGCACCAGGCCCATGGTGCCGCAGTAGCTGTACGGCAAGATCGCCTGTGGATCGCGCGCGGCGATCGGTTTCAAGCGGGCCGCGATGGTCTGCAGTGCTTCTTCCCAGCTGATGCGCTCGAACTTGCCTTCCCCCTTCTTGCCCACGCGGCGCAGCGGATGCAGCAGCCGGTCCGCATGGTAGGTGCGCTCCGTGAAGCGCGACACCTTCGTGCACAGCACGCCAGCCGTGGTCGGGTGGTCAGGATCGCCCTTGACAGCGGTGGCCACGCCATCGGTCACGGTGACCAGCAAGGCGCAGGTATCAGGGCAGTCGAGCGGGCAGGCGGCGCGCACTTGGGTGGTGGTCATGGTGCAATCCAAAAACGTTGGGGGAAGGCGATACTGTAAACCATTCCGCGCGCTTGCTGTTGGCGCCATGGCAAGCTGGTCCGTGCGCTGGATTTACCCGGCAAACAAGGGCTACAATGCATTATTAGCCGCGCCTGTTTTTGATCAAACAGCCGCGGTCCGGCGCGCCATACATTGCTGCGTGCCAGCATCCACAGGAGAGTTCCATGAAACTAGTTGATCCCATCTTGGCGTTTCAATCTGAGCTGCAAGGTATCCGCCGCGACCTGCACGCGCATCCCGAGCTGTGCTACGAAGAACAGCGCACCTCGGACGTGGTCGCCGCCAAACTGACGGAATGGGGCATTCCCGTGGTACGCGGGCTAGGCCGCACTGGCGTGGTCGGCATCATCCAGAATGGCACCTCGACACGCGCCATCGGCTTGCGCGCCGATATGGATGCCTTGCCCATGCAGGAAATGAATACCTTCGAGCATGCTTCACGCCACCCGGGCAAGATGCACGCCTGCGGTCATGACGGCCACACGGCCATGCTGCTGGGTGCCGCCCATTACCTGGCGCAGCACCGCCATTTCGACGGCACGGTCTACCTGGTCTTCCAGCCGGCAGAAGAAGGCGGCGCCGGCGCGCGCGAAATGATCGAAGACGGTTTGTTTACCCGTTTTCCCATGGATGCCATCTACGGCATGCACAACTGGCCAGGCGCTGAAACAGGCACCCTGAGCGTGGTGGAAGGCCCGATGATGGCGTCGAGCAATGAATTCCACGTCACCGTCAAGGGCAAGGGCGCGCATGCGGCCCAGCCCCACAAGGGCATCGATCCCGTGATGGTAGCCGTGCAGATCGCGCAAAGCTGGCAAACCGTCATTACGCGCAACAAGAGCCCGCTCGACACGGCCGTGCTGTCGATCACGCAAATCCATGCGGGCAGCGCCACCAATGTCATTCCCGATGACGCTAGCCTGGTCGGCACCGTGCGCACCTTCACCACGCCCGTGCTGGACCTGATCGAGGAGCGCATGCGCGAGATTGCCGTGCACACGGCCGCCGCTTTTGGCGCGGAAGTCGAGTTCCATTTCAAGCGCAACTATCCGCCGCTGGTCAACCACGCGAAGGAAACGGCGTTTGCCGTCGAAGTAATGAAAAGCGTGGTGGGCCCGGACAAGGTCAACGCGAACGTCGAACCGACCATGGGTGCGGAAGATTTCGCCTTTTTTCTGCAAGAAAAAGCCGGCTGCTACATCTTCATCGGCAATGGTGATGGCGAGCACCGCGATGGTGGCCACGGCCTTGGCCCCTGCGTCTTGCACAACGGTAGCTATGACTTCAACGACCATCTGCTGCCCATCGGCGCCAGTTTCTGGGTCAAGCTGGCTGAAGCGAGCCTGCCCGTCGCTTGAATCAGCTCAATTTATCCGGACCGGTGCCCAGGCGCTGGCCCGGATTCAACGCTTCCAGGGCCAGCAAGGCGGCCGCATGGTCGGCCGTCGGGTACGTTTTGGCAATGGTTTCATAGCGCTGCGTCACCAGTTGCGTCACCGGCAAGGTGACGCGCGCCGTCTCGGCTGCCGCGAGGATGTTGTGCATATCCTTGATCTGGCTTTTCACCTGCCCTCCGGCAACAAAGTTGCGTTCCAGCATGCGCAGGCCATGGGCCTCCAGAATCTTGCTCTCAGCAAAACCGCCACGGATGGCTGTGCGCACGGCGGCAGGGTCGGCGCCGGCAGCCTGTGCCAGCAACAGCGCTTCTGCCACGATGGTCAATGTTGCACCGACGATCAGTTGATTGCACAGTTTGGCAACTTGGCCACTGCTTGGCGGGCCCACCAGGGTCGGGCGCCCCATGGCTGACAGAATCGTTTCAATTCGTGCGTAATCGCTGGTATCGGCACCGGCCATGATGGCCAGGCTGCCCGCCTGCGCCCCGCCGACGCCGCCCGACACGGGTGCATCGATAAAGGCATGGCCTGCCGCCTGCAAGGTGGCATGAAATTGCTGGGCTTCCGATTGCTTGGTGGAACTCATATCGATCCAGAGCGCCCCTGCGCGCAAGGCCGGCAGCGCCTCTTGCAGCACCTGTGCCACGATGGGACCGGCTTCCAGCATCGAGATAACCACGTCCGCACCATAGACTGCCTCAGCCACTGAAATGGCTGGCTGCGCCCCTGCCGCACGCAGGACTTCGGCCTTACTGTGCGTGCGATTCCAAATTGTGACAGAATATCCAGCGCGTAGCAGGCACCGGACCATCGGATCCCCCATCAGACCGATACCGAGAAATGCGATTTTTGTAGAAAATGTCAATTGAACCCCTGATATTTACAAGTGGCTAGAGCGGCATGCAAAGCAAGGTGCCTGTACAAACAAGACAATAGCCTATCGGCCAATTTTACGATGAAAGCCTCTATGTTCTTCAAGAAGAATCTCCTCAAATCCATCGCCGCCGTTGCCGCGTTGATGGCGGCCAACGCCGGCTTTGCCGCCGACGACAAGCTGATCGACTCCGTCTACGGCGAATATGCCAAGGGAGTTAAGGTACAAATGGTACGCGCCGGTGTGACCTCGAACTGGGATAAAGCCTGGTTCGTATCGAATGGTACGCAGCTGAGCGGTTACTGGGATGCCAGCATTGGCGGCTGGGATGGCAAGAGCTATCAGAATGTCCCAGGCCAGCATCAAAAACTGTGGGACCTGGGCTTTACTCCCGTCTTCCGCTTTGAAAATACGAATAAGCTGGGCTTCTATGCAGAAGGCGGTATTGGCGTACACATGCTGTCGAAGCTGTACGATAACGACGATAACCGCCTGTCGACCCACTTCCAGTTCGGCGATCATATCGGCATCGGCTATATCTTCAATAACAAATGGGAAGTCGCTGCGAAAATCCAGCATTTCTCAAATGGCGGCTACAAAAAGCCAAACAGTGGCGTCAATTACATGAACGTCAAAGTCGCTTATCACTTTTAATTGATTTGATAAATGACAAAGGCAGCGCGCAGCGCTGCTTTTTTTACGCCTGTTTGCTTTGCAAGACAAAGCAGCAGACGAAAAAAAACCCCACCGGAGTCCGGTGGGGTTTTTCTCTACTGCGAATAACAAGCCTGACGATAACCTACTTTCACACTGGTTGCAGCACTATCATCGGCGCAAAGTTGTTTCACGGTCCTGTTCGGGATGGGAAGGGGTGGGACCAACTTGCTATGGTCATCAGGCATAACTTGTACTGA is from Janthinobacterium sp. 61 and encodes:
- a CDS encoding acyloxyacyl hydrolase, with translation MKASMFFKKNLLKSIAAVAALMAANAGFAADDKLIDSVYGEYAKGVKVQMVRAGVTSNWDKAWFVSNGTQLSGYWDASIGGWDGKSYQNVPGQHQKLWDLGFTPVFRFENTNKLGFYAEGGIGVHMLSKLYDNDDNRLSTHFQFGDHIGIGYIFNNKWEVAAKIQHFSNGGYKKPNSGVNYMNVKVAYHF